The Salegentibacter mishustinae genomic interval GCATTTAAATGCAGAGATTCCTGCTTAAGTTTAGAATCTACCTTAATAGAAGCATTTTGGCGGGCATCAATTTTATCCAATTTTTTAAACTGAATAGTGATTTGAGTATTATCGTTGTCAAGAATTTCATCAATACTCATCCTCACCTTTAAAATTCCATTATCGACCTTAAATTTTACATCGGTTCTATTTTTCCCGGTCACTATGGCTTTATTCTGATTGGCCTCCTTTAAAATAACATCTAAACCATTATAAACCTTAATTTCATTGAATTCACCCAAATCCTGGGTTAATTCCTGAGCGCTAAGCATTCCCGCACTCATTAAAAACAGTGCAAAAAAATATTTTTTCATCTTTATTTGATTTAAAAAGTTCTTATTCTTCCTTTTTACCAATCAAGGTAAAATCTAAGTGTCTTTTCACTAAATCGGCATTTTTTACTTTTACAATTACTTCATCTCCAAGCTGATAAACCATTTTAGTTTTTCTACCTACAATTGCATAGTTATCGGCATCAAAATCAT includes:
- a CDS encoding head GIN domain-containing protein, translated to MKKYFFALFLMSAGMLSAQELTQDLGEFNEIKVYNGLDVILKEANQNKAIVTGKNRTDVKFKVDNGILKVRMSIDEILDNDNTQITIQFKKLDKIDARQNASIKVDSKLKQESLHLNASEGADIFADVNLDNLYVDTNTGAEIEVEGKTEDQEVSINTGGKLFAKNLKSTNTTISIKAGGIADITANGRVEAKVRAGGTVNVYGNPKTLDQNTLFGGKVIRKN